The Desulfovibrio piger DNA segment GTAGAAGCGCGCTCCCTGGGCCTGCAACTGGCTGCGCAGGCGGCCTGCGTCCTCCCGCAGGGAGCGTACCTCGTCCGCCAGCGGCGTCAGGAGTTCCCGTTCCTGCGCCAGAGCCTGTTCCAGCAGATCGAGGCGGCGCAGCCACAGGGCTTCCCGTCGCTGTTCGTCCCGGCGGCAGCGCAGATGTTCGGCCTGCGGGACGAAGCTGCGGCGCAGGCTCCACAGGGCCCAGAGCAGCAGCCCCTGTACCAGGGCCAGCAGCAGGGGCAGGAGCAGCAGGCGCACGGGCACTTCCCAGCAAAAGAGCAGGGCCAGCACCCAGCCCAGGAAGGAACGCCACAGGCGCAGCACACTGGAAGGGGCATTTTCCGTTTCCCGTTCGTTGAGGCGGATCTGGGCGGCCAGCAGTTCCTGCCGTTCCCGGCTGCTGCCCGTCAGGTCGCGCAACAGCCGGGTGCCCAGATCGCGCAGCAGGTTCCACATCACTGCGCCTCCCGTTCCAGATCGGCCAGATGCTGGTGCAGGGCCTTCACCCGGTTGCGCCAGCCCGTCAGGAAAACCTTCATGGACGGGCGGGACGCGGCCAGACGGCGATAGAAGGCGTCCCGCAGGCGCAGGCTGCTTCGGGCCGCGTACCAGTCCAGATGCACGTCGGCCAGCGCGTTGGCCAGCTCGCGGGTGTCCGGGCCCATGATGCCGTCCTCGGCGATGGGGGAGTAGTGGTCGAGCTGGGTCTCGCCCGTGGCGTTCATGGCTTCCTGCAACTGCTTCACGGCCCGGCTGGCGCCCATGTTGACCGCGCCGTCATAGAGCGTGACGGCCAGCGGCAGGGGCAGGCGGTCGCAGCCCAGTGCCTCCCAGAAATGCCTGCGGAACAGACGGGCCGCCTGTTCTTTGGTACAGGCGCGGATGTCGTCGGCGTCGATGTCGCCGTCATTGTCCAGATCAAGGCTGAAGTAGTCGCAGTCCGGGCCCGTGCGCCGGGGGCAGGTATCGCACTGCCGGGCATCGCGCAGACAGCGTTCTTTGGCCTGCCGGGCCAGATCCGTGACCCAGCGCAGGGAGATGCCGTGATTGGTGATGCCGCCGGGATCGGCTTCGTGGTCGGAAAGGCCGCCTTCCCAGCGGGCCGTGAACGTATGGGCCAGAGTGAAATTGTCGCGCATATGCCCTCCTGCATGGCGGTGGAATGATGGCGGGGCGGTGTCGCACCCGTGAGGCCACCATGCCGGAAAAGGGCGCTGGCGTAAGTTTGAAGGATTTCAGTAGGAGAAGTGTCGTGGAGGGACAGGAAGGGAAGGAGATGGTACGGGGCCGGAGAGGGAAGAAGCCAGACAGGCACCCCGGAGAGGAGAGCCCGTGTACAGGCCTGCGGGGCTCATCCGTCCCTGCCGGACATGCCCCGGCAAGGAGCAGCCTGCGGACAAAAAAACGGGAAAGGCCGCAGCCTTTCCCGTCCGGCCTGAAAGGGAGGTGCGGGGATCAGCCCTGAAGGGCGTCGCCGGGGGCCTGAAGGGCCTTGTCCGGCAGTTCGGCCTCCTGCTTGAGCAGCTGCCAGACGCGCCGGTCCGTGATGCCGTACCGGCGGGCCAGAAAGCGCACCTCGGCATTGCTGGAGGTACCGGCGGCGGTATGGCGGCTGAAGGCGCCGAGCAGCTCCCGCTGGCGCACCTGACGGGCGAGACGGGCGCAGCGGGGGATATACAGACAGGTGCCGCCGTAAGCCCCCAGCAGGCGGCGCAAGACGGGCTCGGGCAGCAGGGCGCGCAGCAGGTGCCCTTCCGACGGAAAGCGGCGGGGGATGCGCAGGGTCAGGCCGCCGCAGTGTTCCAGAAGCCTGTGCAGGGCGGCATCATCTTCCAGAACCTGGCGCAGCAGGCGTACGCTTTCGGGCAAAAGGGGCAGCAGGCTGTCCCAGTCCACGGGGGCGGCGGATCCGGCCGTGTGCCGGGGAAGCGTGGCAGGACTTCCGCTACTGGACCACATGGCGGGCCTCCGGGGCCAGGGGACTGCGGGGGCGCTGGAGATGTGCCTCCAACGGTTGTTCCGTGTCGTCCGCCCCTTGCCCGGCCATGAAGGTCCCGGCAGCAGGGATGGCTTCCGGGGCAGGCGGCATGGCATCGCCGGACTGGCGGGGAGCGGCCTGCATGTCTTCCAGCATGCGGGCGATGCGGCGCAATTGCGCTGCCGCCCAGAGCAGGGAACCCTCGGCGGGTTCCTCTTCACTGTCGGCGGACTGCGTCAGGAGACGCTGGAACTGTTCCAGGGATCGTGTGTTCATGTCGGCTACTCCCTTTCTGATAATGGCACGGTGTCCCGCAGCGGATCTCTGCGGA contains these protein-coding regions:
- a CDS encoding Mor transcription activator family protein is translated as MWSSSGSPATLPRHTAGSAAPVDWDSLLPLLPESVRLLRQVLEDDAALHRLLEHCGGLTLRIPRRFPSEGHLLRALLPEPVLRRLLGAYGGTCLYIPRCARLARQVRQRELLGAFSRHTAAGTSSNAEVRFLARRYGITDRRVWQLLKQEAELPDKALQAPGDALQG
- a CDS encoding glycoside hydrolase family 108 protein produces the protein MRDNFTLAHTFTARWEGGLSDHEADPGGITNHGISLRWVTDLARQAKERCLRDARQCDTCPRRTGPDCDYFSLDLDNDGDIDADDIRACTKEQAARLFRRHFWEALGCDRLPLPLAVTLYDGAVNMGASRAVKQLQEAMNATGETQLDHYSPIAEDGIMGPDTRELANALADVHLDWYAARSSLRLRDAFYRRLAASRPSMKVFLTGWRNRVKALHQHLADLEREAQ